GCGCTCCATCGAGGAGATGCGCCGCGTCGGCAGCTTCACGCCCCAGCAGGCCGCGCGCTGGCAGCAGGCGCTGGCCGCCGCCTTGCCAGATGTAAAGGCGGGCGACCGGCTGCTGGGCCTGTACCAGCCCGGCGCGGGCGCCGTGTTCAAGATGGGCGGGCGTGTGGTGGGCGAGGTGCCCGACGCCGAGTTCTCGCGCCTGTTCTTCGGCATCTGGCTGTCGCCACAGACCTCCGAGCCCGGACTGCGGCAAGAGCTGATCGCCGCCACCCGCACGGCGGGCCAAGGGCAGCAATGACCACCACCCCGCCCATTCGCGCCGGCCAAGGCCTGGCCTATGGGCTGCTGGGCCTGCCGCTGGCGTTTGTGGCGCTGCCTCTGTACGTGCTGCTGCCCAACCACTACGCGCGCGAGTTCGGCATGCCGCTGGCCACGCTGGGGTCGGTGCTGCTGGCGGCAAGGCTGTTGGATGCGGTGTCCGACCCGCTGCTGGGCCGCCTGTCGGACTACCTGTTTGGCCGCTCGGTGCGCGCCGTTCTGGCGGTGGGCGCGGTGTCTGCCGTGGTGCTGGCACTGGGGCTGACCAGCCTGTTCTTCCCGCAGGTGCGCGGGGCCGATGCGCTCATCGCCTGGGCGATGGTGGCGCTGCTCATCACCTACACCGCCTACAGCCAGCTGGGCATTGCGCACCAGTCCTGGGGCGCGCGGCTGGGCGGCGACGAGCTGCAGCGCGGCCGCATCGTGGCCTGGCGCGAGGGCGCAGCGCTGGTCGGAGTAGTCACCGCCTCGGTGCTGCCCGCACTGCTGGGCCTGCCAGTCATGCTCAGCGTGTTTGCACTCACCTTGCTGCTGGGCTGGTGGGCGTGGACGCGCGCGCCGCGCCCCACAGGCCACGCGGGCGCCGTGGCCGGCGTGTACCGCCCGCCCCAACGTGCCAGCCTGTGGCGGCCCTGGGGGCGGCCCGCCTTCCGCCGCTTGCTGGCGGTGTTCATGCTCAACGGCATTGCCAGCGCCATCCCCGCCACGCTGGTACTGTTCTTCATTCAGGACCGCCTGCAGGCCCCGCCCGCGCAGGAGCCGATGTTCCTGGCCGCTTATTTCGTCTGCGCGGCGCTGTCCATCCCGCTGTGGCTGCGCGCCGTGGCGCGCTGGGGTCTGGCGCGCACCTGGCTGGCCGGCATGCTGCTGGCGATTGCGGTGTTTGTGTGGACGGCGTTCCTGGGTGCGGGCGATGTGGTGCCATTCCTCATCGTCTGTGCGCTGTCGGGCGTGGCCCTGGGCACCGACCTGGCCCTGCCCAGCGCCCTGCTGGCGGGCGTGATTGCCGCCGAGGGCGACAGCGGCCAGCACGAGGGCGCTTACTTTGGCTGGTGGAACTTTGCCACCAAGCTCAACCTGGCGCTGGCCGCAGGCCTGGCGCTGCCGCTGCTAGGCTGGTGGGGCTACACGCCAGGCACACGCAGCGACGACGGCCTGCACACCCTGGGGCTGGCCTACGCCGTGCTGCCCTGCGCGCTCAAGCTGCTGGCAGCGGCGGCGCTGTATTGGCTGGTGCTTCGGCCTGCGCGCGGCGCGGCCAGTGCCTGATTTTTCAAGGGATGCCCAACATGCAAAGACGCCTTCTCCTCTCCGCCGCCGTGGCCGCACCTGTGGTCTTGTCCGGCTGCGCCAGCCAGAACCTCGATGGCTACGCCAGCGAAAAACCGGTGCTGGACCTGGCCCAGTACTTCAACGGCAAGATCGACGCCTACGGCATCTTCCAGGACCGCAGCGGGCAGATCGTCAAACGCTTCACCGTGGTGATGGACTGCAGCTGGAAGGGCAACGAGGGCGTGCTGGACGAAGCCTTCACCTATTCCGACGGCACCACGCAGCGCCGCATCTGGCGCCTGACGAAGCATTCCGACGGCCGCTACACCGGTACCGCCGACGATGTGGTGGGCACGGCCAACGGCCAGACGCGCGGCAACGCCTTCCGCTGGAACTACACGCTGGCCCTGCCCGTGGATGGCAAGGTCTACAACGTGGACCTGGACGACTGGATGTACCTCATCGATGATCGCGTGATGCTCAACCGCGCCACCATGAGCAAGTTCGGCGTGCGGCTTGGCGAGATCACCTTGTCCTTCACCAAGCGCGCACCATGAAACTCAACCCTCCCTTGCGCGACTGGAAGGGTCGCCGGGCCTGGCTCATCGGAGCCAGCAGCGGCATTGGCCGGGCCACGGCGGCAGCGCTGCATGCGCGCGGCGCGCAAGTCATCGTCTCGGCCCGGAGCAGCGATGCGCTGAACGCCTTTGTGGTGCAGCACCCCGGCAGCACCGCGCTGGCTTTTGACACGGCTGAACCTGCCCAGGTACAAGCCGCCGCCGCGCAGGTGCTGGCGGACGGCGTGCCCGACCTGGTGTGCTACTGCGCGGGCTACTACCGCGACATGCGCGCGACCGACTTCGACCTGACCGTGATGCTGCGCCACGAGCAGATCAACTACAACGGCGCACTGCATGTGCTGGCCGCCGTGCTGCCCGCCATGCTCACTGCGGCCCATACGGGGCACCCTGGGCATGTGAGCCTGATCAGCAGCGTGGCGGGGTTCCGGGGCCTGCCCAAGAGCCTGGCCTACGGGCCCACCAAGGCCGCGCTCATCAACCTGGCCGAGGCGCTGTACCTGGACCTGCACGACCTGGGCCTGGGCGTGAGCGTGATTAACCCCGGCTTTGTGGCCACGCCGCTCACGGCGGGCAACGACTTCACCATGCCTGCGCTCATCTCCCCCGAAGCGGCAGCCGACGCCATCCTGCAGGGCTGGGCGCGCGGGCAGTTCGATATTCACTTCCCCAAGCGCTTTACGCGCGTGATGAAGCTGCTGCGGCTGCTGCCCTACCGGTGGTACTTTCCAGCCGTCCGCAAGTTCACGGGACTCTGAGTTTCCATGCAACCCCCTTACACCGCCCCCGCTACCGAAGAAGCCGTCACGCGCGTCATTGCGTTTTTTGAAAACCTGTCGCCCGCCGATGTGGCGACCATCGGCCAGTTCTATGCGCCCCAGGCGCGCTTCAAGGACCCGTTCAACGAGGTGGTGGGCGTGCCTGCCATCCAGGGCATCTTTGCCCACATGTTCGAGGCCCTGGAGCAGCCGCGTTTTGTGGTTACGGGCCGCGTGGTGCAGGGACAGCAGTGCTTCTTGACCTGGGACTTTCTGTTCGCGTTCAAGGACTTCCACAAGGGCGTGACGCAGACAGTGCGCGGCGCCTCGCACCTGGTGCTGGACGCCCAGGGCCAGGTGACCTTGCACCGCGACTACTGGGATGCCGCCGAGGAGCTGTACGAAAAGCTGCCCGTGGTGGGCGCGCTGATGCGCTGGCTCAAGAAGCGCGCCAACAGCTGACGGTCCGGGCCTTCATCACCCCACCGCGCGGATGCGTGGGTGCCCCGGCAGCGGCACCGCACGCTGCAGCACGCCTTCGGCCAGCCACAGTGCACTGTTCCATGCGCGCTGCGCGACATAGGGCAGCGGCAGCTGCTGGTAGTCGTCGTTGAAGACTTCAAAGCTGTAGTCGCCCTGGTAGCCCATGCCATCCAGCGTGCGCACCAGCTCGGCCAGCGCCTGGCTGTGCACGCCCTCGCCGGGGAACACGCGAAAGTGCCGCGCAGTCTCGATGCGCTCCTGCACCGTGCGCGTCTCCTGCCACATGAAGTCCGACAGCTGCACGAGGTAGATCTTGGCCGGATCCACATCCTCCAGCGCCGAGAGTGGCGTGCTGGTGGCGAACTGGTGGTACGAGTCGATGGCCAGGCCCAGGTTGGGGCAGTCGGCCTGCTCCACGGCCGCCCAGGCCTGGTGCACCTCGTTGATGTGGCGGCCCCACGAGAGGCCTTCAAAGGCCACACGGATGCCGTGCGGCAGCGCCAGCAGGGCCAGCTTGCGCAGGTCCCGCGCAATGGCGTCGGCGTCGGCCGTGGCGTGTGACGATGTGGAGCTGCAGGCCAGCAGCACGGGCGCACCCAGGTCGCGCGCCATCAGGATCATCTGCTTGGCAATGTCCACCTTGTAGCTGTGCAGGTGGCCTGAGAGGCCTTCAAAATCGCGCAGCACCTGAAAGCCCGTCACGCGCAGGCCGCTGTTGCGCACGGCGTGCACAGCGGCCTCGATGCCCGCAGGGTGGCCCACGATGTCGCGCGCGGCCAGCATGATCTGACCGAAGCCTGCCGCCTTGACGGCGGCGAGCTTGGCCTCCAGCGGCCCGGCCAGGCTGATGGTGTCCATGCCGAAATCGGCGACGTTGCGTTGCATGGTGGATCGGCGCATGGGCAGTCTCCAGGCTCAGCGCGCGTCGAGCACCAGCTCGAAGCTGGGCGAGGCTGCATCGGCACGCGTGAGGGCGCCGCGCGTGCCGGTGTGCACGCCCGTGGGCGACTCCACAAACTCCACGCCGCGCGCACGCAGTGCATTCACAGTGGCCAGCACGTCGGGCGTGCCAAAGGCCACGCGCTGCAGCAGCTCCTCGGGGTCGGCATCCAGTGCATCGACCTGCGGCTCAATCAGTTGCCAGTGCAATGTGCCGCACGGGCTGGACAGGATGCGGCCATGGGTGAGCACGCCAAACGACTGGTTGGGCGCCAGCTCGGCAAAGCCGAACAGCTCGCTGTAGAAGTGGATCCAGTCCGCCGCGCGCCCCAGGCCGATGTACTGCACCACGCCAAACAAGTGCAGGCCTTGCAGTGCGGGCGGGCACGGGTGGACGGTGGGAATGGGCACAAAGTCCACGTCGTAGATGGAGAACTCTTTCCAGCGGTCCACGAAGTAGATGCGGCTCGCGCCCACACCGTGGATGGCGGGGATGTTCAGCTCCATCACCTCAACCTCGGTGTGCACGGCCCATGCGCCCAACTCCAGCACGCGGCGAAACGCTGCGGCGGCATTGCCGACACGGAATGCGACGGCGGCCAGCACGGGGGCTTCGGTGAGCGTAGGCGGTGCATGCAGGCCCGTGCGCTCGGCATCCTGGTGTGCGTTGACGATGATGTTCATGTCGCCCTGGCGGTACAGCAGCACCTCGCGCGAGCGGTGGCGCGCCACGGGCTGGAAGCCCATGCGCTCCAGCGCCTGGCCCAGCGCTTGCGGGCGGCTGGTGGCGTATTCGATGAACTCCACGCCCTGCAAGCCCAGGGGGTTGGGCAGTTCGCCCAGCGCTTCGCGGGCGGCCATCATCGGGGTGCTCATGGGGTTGGCTCCTTGTGGTTTGCTGCGGGCGTTGGCATCAGCGGGTACTGACCAGGCGGCGGAAATGCGCGTCCATGCGTGCGGCATCGGGCGCCTCGCCAGTGAACAGCTCGAACGCGCCCACAGCCTGGCCCACGGCCATGCCGCCGCCGTCCGACACGCGGCAGCCCAGTGCGCGCGCGGCCTGCACCAGCGCGGTGTCGAGCGGGAAATACACCACCTCAGACACCCACATCGCGGGCCGCAGCAGCGCCACGTCCAGCGGCAGGCCGGGCAGTTTGTCCATGCCCGTGGGCGTGGCGTGGATCAGGCCGGTGGCTTGTGCCATGGCCGCTTGGATGTCAGCCGCTTCGGCCCGGGCGCCGTAGAGCGCATTCACGTCGGCCGCCAGTTGCGCTGCGCGCTCGGGCTGTGCATCGACGATGCTCAGGTGCTCGGCGCCCAGGCGCAACACGGCGTGTGCAATTGCAGCGCCCGCACCGCCTGCGCCCAGCAGCACCACGCGGCGCAGGTCGGCGCCGGGCAGCGCGCGGGTAAAGCCCCAGGCCCAGCCCGATCCATCGGTGTTGTGCCCCACCAGTTGTCCATCACGGATAACCACGGTGTTCACGGCGCCCATAGCGCGCGCTTCTTCGGACAGGCTGTCGAGGTGCGGGATCACTGCCT
Above is a window of Acidovorax sp. KKS102 DNA encoding:
- a CDS encoding VOC family protein → MSTPMMAAREALGELPNPLGLQGVEFIEYATSRPQALGQALERMGFQPVARHRSREVLLYRQGDMNIIVNAHQDAERTGLHAPPTLTEAPVLAAVAFRVGNAAAAFRRVLELGAWAVHTEVEVMELNIPAIHGVGASRIYFVDRWKEFSIYDVDFVPIPTVHPCPPALQGLHLFGVVQYIGLGRAADWIHFYSELFGFAELAPNQSFGVLTHGRILSSPCGTLHWQLIEPQVDALDADPEELLQRVAFGTPDVLATVNALRARGVEFVESPTGVHTGTRGALTRADAASPSFELVLDAR
- a CDS encoding sugar phosphate isomerase/epimerase; its protein translation is MRRSTMQRNVADFGMDTISLAGPLEAKLAAVKAAGFGQIMLAARDIVGHPAGIEAAVHAVRNSGLRVTGFQVLRDFEGLSGHLHSYKVDIAKQMILMARDLGAPVLLACSSTSSHATADADAIARDLRKLALLALPHGIRVAFEGLSWGRHINEVHQAWAAVEQADCPNLGLAIDSYHQFATSTPLSALEDVDPAKIYLVQLSDFMWQETRTVQERIETARHFRVFPGEGVHSQALAELVRTLDGMGYQGDYSFEVFNDDYQQLPLPYVAQRAWNSALWLAEGVLQRAVPLPGHPRIRAVG
- a CDS encoding DUF3833 domain-containing protein, yielding MQRRLLLSAAVAAPVVLSGCASQNLDGYASEKPVLDLAQYFNGKIDAYGIFQDRSGQIVKRFTVVMDCSWKGNEGVLDEAFTYSDGTTQRRIWRLTKHSDGRYTGTADDVVGTANGQTRGNAFRWNYTLALPVDGKVYNVDLDDWMYLIDDRVMLNRATMSKFGVRLGEITLSFTKRAP
- a CDS encoding nuclear transport factor 2 family protein; the encoded protein is MQPPYTAPATEEAVTRVIAFFENLSPADVATIGQFYAPQARFKDPFNEVVGVPAIQGIFAHMFEALEQPRFVVTGRVVQGQQCFLTWDFLFAFKDFHKGVTQTVRGASHLVLDAQGQVTLHRDYWDAAEELYEKLPVVGALMRWLKKRANS
- a CDS encoding chalcone isomerase family protein, with protein sequence MAFGPQTALAQVAEASAAAAAPLSGARLVGQGVLRFLGFEIYRARLWVQPGFDADNYAAHPLALELTYHRDFSADAIAKRSIEEMRRVGSFTPQQAARWQQALAAALPDVKAGDRLLGLYQPGAGAVFKMGGRVVGEVPDAEFSRLFFGIWLSPQTSEPGLRQELIAATRTAGQGQQ
- a CDS encoding SDR family oxidoreductase translates to MKLNPPLRDWKGRRAWLIGASSGIGRATAAALHARGAQVIVSARSSDALNAFVVQHPGSTALAFDTAEPAQVQAAAAQVLADGVPDLVCYCAGYYRDMRATDFDLTVMLRHEQINYNGALHVLAAVLPAMLTAAHTGHPGHVSLISSVAGFRGLPKSLAYGPTKAALINLAEALYLDLHDLGLGVSVINPGFVATPLTAGNDFTMPALISPEAAADAILQGWARGQFDIHFPKRFTRVMKLLRLLPYRWYFPAVRKFTGL
- a CDS encoding MFS transporter, yielding MTTTPPIRAGQGLAYGLLGLPLAFVALPLYVLLPNHYAREFGMPLATLGSVLLAARLLDAVSDPLLGRLSDYLFGRSVRAVLAVGAVSAVVLALGLTSLFFPQVRGADALIAWAMVALLITYTAYSQLGIAHQSWGARLGGDELQRGRIVAWREGAALVGVVTASVLPALLGLPVMLSVFALTLLLGWWAWTRAPRPTGHAGAVAGVYRPPQRASLWRPWGRPAFRRLLAVFMLNGIASAIPATLVLFFIQDRLQAPPAQEPMFLAAYFVCAALSIPLWLRAVARWGLARTWLAGMLLAIAVFVWTAFLGAGDVVPFLIVCALSGVALGTDLALPSALLAGVIAAEGDSGQHEGAYFGWWNFATKLNLALAAGLALPLLGWWGYTPGTRSDDGLHTLGLAYAVLPCALKLLAAAALYWLVLRPARGAASA
- a CDS encoding shikimate dehydrogenase, whose protein sequence is MSSTSPRKVLIGLIGAGIQKSLSPALHEEEARHHGMRLHYQLIDLDRSASSVEHLPTLLSAARIMGYAGCNVTYPCKQAVIPHLDSLSEEARAMGAVNTVVIRDGQLVGHNTDGSGWAWGFTRALPGADLRRVVLLGAGGAGAAIAHAVLRLGAEHLSIVDAQPERAAQLAADVNALYGARAEAADIQAAMAQATGLIHATPTGMDKLPGLPLDVALLRPAMWVSEVVYFPLDTALVQAARALGCRVSDGGGMAVGQAVGAFELFTGEAPDAARMDAHFRRLVSTR